In Acidimicrobiales bacterium, the following are encoded in one genomic region:
- a CDS encoding MMPL family transporter has product MRALATWCVRRRRTVVLAWLALLVVATGAARAAGTDYSNNFSLPETQSTQAIHLLQAVSPRVAGDTEQVVIATSGGVRVTDPVVEARVTRMLSALSRVPHVTNIVAPYGAEGAGHVSADRTVAFANVTFDQQGQNVSQSLAKTFVRTAQSADAPGIHVAVAGQVAERTDRQSIGGTGLGIILAAVVLLLVFGSIFAMALPLISALVSLGSAIGIIGLLSHVLKMPQFSNELVLLIGLGVGVDYALFIVTRHRQGLVAGRDVETSIVDAVNTSGRAVLFAGIIVCIALLGMFALGVSFLYGLAVAAALGVALTMVAALTLLPALLGFIGPKVLSRRQKKELAAHGPRVIGTSSKGFWPRWADLVRRQPVVPALIALAVVVVIALPFFSLRMGFSDQGNNPTGTTTREAYDLLARGFGPGFNGPLQLVAVVDNSGQRAALDRVLTDVAAQRDVARVSSPQFIPDNHGSQVALVDAYPKSAPQDAATSSLVSHLRSRTVPGAVGSSGLRVYVGGTTAIFTDFSHVLSAKLWLFIGIVVLLSFLLLSVVFRSFVVPLISAAMNMLSIGAAFGVLVAVFQWGHLGNVFGVNRAGPIESFLPVMLFAILFGLSMDYQVFLVTRIHEERIKSGDNALGVRRGLAATGKTITAAALIMIFVFGSFILGGERVIKEFGLGLAAGIFIDAVLIRMAIVPSLMLLTGESNWWFPRALDRVLPTVGFDLAELDADRADAAAEGERAPAGVS; this is encoded by the coding sequence GACCGGTGCGGCGCGCGCCGCCGGGACCGACTACTCCAACAACTTCTCGCTTCCCGAGACCCAGTCGACCCAGGCCATCCACCTGCTCCAAGCGGTGTCGCCGCGGGTGGCCGGAGACACCGAACAGGTCGTCATCGCCACCTCGGGCGGGGTCCGGGTCACCGACCCCGTAGTCGAGGCCCGGGTGACGCGCATGCTCTCCGCTCTTTCGAGGGTGCCGCACGTGACCAACATCGTTGCGCCTTATGGCGCCGAGGGAGCAGGGCACGTCAGCGCCGACCGCACGGTGGCCTTCGCAAACGTGACGTTCGACCAGCAGGGCCAGAACGTTTCTCAAAGCCTGGCGAAAACCTTTGTCCGCACCGCCCAGTCAGCCGACGCGCCCGGCATACACGTAGCCGTCGCCGGCCAGGTTGCGGAAAGAACCGACCGCCAATCCATCGGCGGCACCGGCCTGGGGATCATCCTCGCCGCGGTCGTGCTGCTGCTCGTGTTCGGGTCCATCTTCGCCATGGCGTTGCCATTGATCTCGGCTCTGGTTTCGCTCGGCAGCGCGATCGGCATCATCGGCCTTTTGAGCCACGTGCTCAAGATGCCCCAGTTCTCCAACGAACTCGTCCTCCTGATCGGGCTCGGGGTCGGTGTCGACTACGCCCTGTTCATCGTCACCCGACACCGCCAGGGTCTGGTCGCGGGCCGCGACGTAGAGACGTCCATCGTCGACGCGGTGAACACATCAGGACGGGCGGTTCTCTTCGCCGGGATCATCGTGTGCATCGCCCTGCTCGGAATGTTCGCGCTCGGGGTCAGCTTCCTCTACGGGTTGGCCGTCGCCGCGGCCCTGGGGGTGGCCCTCACCATGGTGGCCGCCCTCACGCTCCTCCCGGCGCTGCTCGGCTTCATCGGCCCGAAGGTGCTCTCGCGTCGTCAGAAGAAGGAGCTCGCCGCCCACGGGCCGAGGGTCATCGGCACCAGCTCCAAGGGCTTCTGGCCGCGATGGGCCGACCTGGTCCGCCGGCAACCGGTCGTGCCGGCGTTGATCGCCCTGGCCGTCGTTGTCGTGATCGCACTGCCCTTCTTCTCTCTGCGCATGGGCTTCTCCGACCAGGGCAACAACCCCACCGGGACCACGACCCGGGAGGCCTACGACCTGCTGGCCAGAGGCTTCGGGCCGGGCTTCAACGGTCCGCTCCAACTGGTCGCCGTCGTAGATAACTCCGGACAAAGGGCGGCCCTCGACCGGGTCCTGACCGACGTTGCCGCCCAGCGTGACGTTGCTCGAGTCTCGAGCCCTCAATTCATCCCCGACAACCACGGTTCGCAGGTCGCGTTGGTCGACGCTTACCCCAAGAGCGCCCCGCAGGACGCCGCGACGAGCAGCCTGGTGAGCCATCTGCGAAGCCGGACCGTGCCAGGAGCAGTCGGATCGTCGGGGCTGCGTGTGTACGTCGGCGGCACCACCGCGATCTTCACCGACTTCTCGCACGTGCTGTCCGCCAAGCTCTGGTTGTTTATCGGGATAGTCGTGCTGCTGTCGTTCCTCCTGCTATCGGTGGTGTTCCGCAGCTTCGTGGTTCCGCTCATCTCGGCGGCCATGAACATGCTGTCGATCGGAGCTGCGTTCGGGGTGCTCGTTGCCGTCTTCCAATGGGGTCATCTGGGCAACGTGTTCGGCGTCAATCGCGCCGGCCCGATCGAATCGTTCCTTCCCGTGATGCTCTTCGCCATCCTGTTCGGCCTGTCCATGGACTACCAGGTGTTCCTGGTAACGCGCATCCACGAAGAGCGGATCAAGAGCGGCGACAACGCGCTGGGCGTGCGGCGCGGCCTCGCGGCCACCGGCAAGACCATAACTGCAGCGGCGCTGATCATGATCTTCGTGTTCGGCTCGTTCATCCTGGGAGGCGAACGGGTCATCAAGGAGTTCGGCCTCGGTCTTGCGGCCGGGATATTCATAGATGCCGTCCTTATCCGCATGGCCATCGTCCCGTCGCTCATGCTGCTCACGGGCGAGTCGAACTGGTGGTTCCCACGCGCCCTCGACCGCGTCCTGCCCACGGTCGGTTTCGATCTGGCTGAACTGGACGCCGATCGGGCGGACGCCGCTGCCGAGGGCGAGAGGGCCCCGGCCGGGGTGAGCTAA
- a CDS encoding class F sortase: protein MRLEIRLWWVVAVELVAAGFGLALLQTTTPQFVHAPIPHVSHPPSPQLLQSVRAATPPPARSAPVSISVPALGIVSGLGPPRGLNRDGTIDDAPLAGPTWSLPWWYDAGASPGQPGSAVLLGHVDSSIGAGHLGVFFRLGDLAPGDKIALTLADGSLTRWTAVSNVLYPDGRFPNALVYSQSGPPTLRLVTCGGSFNWQTHHYESAVVVTAVESS from the coding sequence GTGAGACTTGAAATCCGCCTCTGGTGGGTCGTCGCGGTAGAACTCGTCGCGGCAGGGTTCGGCCTCGCCCTCTTGCAAACCACGACACCCCAATTCGTTCACGCGCCGATCCCCCACGTGAGCCACCCTCCCTCACCGCAGCTTCTTCAAAGCGTCCGAGCAGCCACTCCACCTCCTGCACGGTCGGCGCCTGTGAGCATCTCCGTCCCCGCGCTGGGCATCGTGTCGGGGCTCGGTCCGCCGCGGGGCCTTAATCGCGACGGCACCATCGACGACGCACCGCTGGCCGGGCCCACGTGGTCGCTGCCGTGGTGGTACGACGCCGGCGCGTCCCCTGGCCAACCTGGGTCCGCCGTCCTTCTGGGACATGTCGACTCTTCTATCGGTGCTGGCCATCTGGGCGTGTTCTTCCGTCTCGGCGACCTAGCACCTGGTGACAAAATCGCTCTCACGTTGGCAGACGGCTCGCTCACCCGGTGGACCGCGGTCTCGAATGTCCTCTATCCAGATGGACGGTTCCCCAACGCTCTGGTTTACAGCCAGTCCGGACCACCAACGCTCCGATTGGTGACGTGCGGCGGCTCGTTCAATTGGCAGACGCACCACTACGAGTCCGCCGTCGTGGTGACCGCCGTCGAGAGTTCCTGA